Proteins encoded within one genomic window of Lactococcus garvieae:
- a CDS encoding amino acid ABC transporter permease, protein MNKNKKIILGLGVLLLLIILPMLPFLIMEGQYSFNDFWTMFFTKIFSWKDFTAAFVPIIKMIPISLQMTVIAMFFGLILGLLLALVRINKIPILDQLRALFVSFTRGTPILVQLYLTYTGIPLILKAINMNYGTNYTVNSVPAMLFVIVAFALNEGAYNSETIRSAIQSVDKGQIEAARSLGMTNVQVFWRVTLPEAASVATAPLGNALIGLLKSTSLAFVAGVVEMTAQAQIIGGSTFRLFETYLALALVYWPICIVLEILIRKIESNLEIKMPKAARKISLGRNPFDNGVTNK, encoded by the coding sequence ATGAATAAAAATAAAAAAATAATTTTAGGCTTAGGAGTTTTGCTCCTGTTGATTATCTTGCCTATGCTTCCGTTTTTAATAATGGAAGGGCAGTATAGTTTTAATGATTTTTGGACAATGTTTTTCACTAAGATTTTTAGTTGGAAGGACTTCACTGCAGCTTTCGTGCCCATCATCAAGATGATCCCAATATCTTTGCAAATGACGGTAATCGCCATGTTTTTTGGTCTTATACTTGGTCTCTTGTTGGCTCTGGTACGAATAAATAAAATTCCTATTTTGGATCAATTGCGTGCCTTGTTCGTCTCGTTCACACGTGGAACGCCTATCTTGGTACAGCTTTATCTGACTTATACAGGTATTCCCTTGATTCTTAAAGCAATCAATATGAACTATGGTACAAATTATACCGTGAACTCGGTGCCAGCGATGCTTTTTGTTATCGTTGCTTTTGCACTCAATGAAGGGGCATATAATTCAGAAACCATTCGTTCAGCCATTCAGTCAGTAGATAAGGGACAGATCGAAGCCGCTCGTTCTTTAGGAATGACAAATGTTCAAGTTTTCTGGCGTGTAACCTTGCCCGAAGCTGCATCTGTCGCTACAGCACCTTTAGGTAATGCATTGATTGGTTTGCTCAAATCCACATCACTTGCTTTTGTTGCTGGAGTGGTTGAGATGACAGCTCAAGCGCAAATTATCGGAGGCTCAACTTTCCGTCTCTTTGAAACTTATTTGGCCTTAGCCTTAGTATACTGGCCTATCTGTATTGTTCTGGAAATCTTGATTCGCAAAATTGAAAGTAATTTAGAAATCAAAATGCCTAAAGCCGCTCGCAAAATTTCCCTTGGGCGCAATCCTTTTGATAACGGGGTGACTAACAAATGA
- a CDS encoding amino acid ABC transporter ATP-binding protein, whose translation MIKISNLSKAFAGNVVLDNLNLEINEGDVIALIGASGAGKSTFLRSINYLEEADSGRLEIDDFKVDFEKISKQEILELRRKTGMVFQQFNLFERRTALQNVMEGLIQVKKMPKAEAQKLAEENLIKVGLGDRMDYYPKFLSGGQKQRVGIARAMAMQPTLLLLDEPTSALDPELVGEVQDTIVNAAKNKQTMVLVSHEMDFVYNVATKVLFLEKGKIIEEGSPEEVFHHPKNPRTSEFLSRHVKTIDIGSTND comes from the coding sequence ATGATAAAAATTTCAAATTTAAGCAAAGCTTTCGCTGGAAATGTTGTCCTTGATAATCTTAATCTCGAAATCAATGAAGGCGACGTTATTGCACTTATCGGTGCATCAGGCGCGGGTAAATCAACCTTCCTCCGCTCGATTAATTACTTGGAAGAAGCAGACAGTGGCCGGTTAGAAATAGACGACTTTAAAGTAGATTTTGAAAAAATCAGTAAACAAGAGATTCTTGAGCTTCGTCGCAAAACAGGAATGGTCTTTCAGCAGTTCAATCTTTTTGAACGACGGACAGCGCTCCAAAACGTTATGGAAGGCTTAATTCAAGTCAAAAAAATGCCGAAAGCTGAGGCTCAAAAGCTTGCGGAAGAAAACTTGATCAAAGTAGGCTTAGGAGATCGTATGGATTACTATCCTAAGTTTTTATCAGGTGGACAAAAACAGCGCGTGGGAATTGCTAGAGCCATGGCTATGCAACCCACCTTGCTCTTGCTTGATGAACCGACATCTGCTTTGGACCCTGAACTCGTGGGTGAGGTACAAGACACGATTGTGAATGCAGCGAAGAACAAACAAACAATGGTTCTTGTCAGTCATGAGATGGATTTTGTCTATAATGTAGCAACCAAGGTACTTTTCCTTGAAAAAGGGAAAATTATTGAGGAAGGTAGTCCAGAAGAAGTATTTCATCATCCAAAAAATCCACGTACGAGTGAATTTTTGTCTCGCCACGTGAAAACTATCGATATAGGAAGTACGAATGATTAA